From the genome of Watersipora subatra chromosome 9, tzWatSuba1.1, whole genome shotgun sequence:
gtcaatgtttttttttcaacgtTTATATGGCTATTACATTGTGATAAACCGctgtaaattaaaaaacttgtataaacttttattaatgaagTCAGGTAGACAAAAGACTAAAGAACAAGACTCCTGGAGATTTCAAAGCTTCATGCAACTGAAAGAACAGGTTTTGAACGTATAATGTTGAAGAGCCAATCTACAGTGGACTATAGTAGATGAATGCCACGTCATATGTAGTGGTGTCCAGTCGACAGGGAAACCTGCAATAAACTGCCAGAAAAGGAATGAAACTGCTTCCTAAAGCATCTATCATGGATCGGAACAAGACTAGCTGCTTGTGAAAGTattattgcaaaaattattcttaTGAACTTTTTCATTGCCATTTGCATCAGATGCAAACATAAATCACTCAAATGTGCTGAATATCCTAAATCCTTATGAACTTcctataaacaaaataaaatctgCATTGCATAAAACTCATTCAACGTCTTAGAGTCACCAACTTGTGAAATATTGCTTATTCAAATGTTGCATGTGATGATCTACTAATTGCTACATAATACTGGATTATCTATAGTATATTGCTCTAATCCTCCAAATAATTAAATGATCCAGAGGATACACAAATTATTCTCACCTAACACAGGATGTTGCTAAAGAGCTACTCAATTACTGAGTTGACTGCTGCGCTAAGAGATGGCTGAGAGGACGGGAAAGCCAAGGCTTCTAGAATACTGTATGATTTTTGCTGTCTCATTATGTTTGGCAACCATATCGGTATAATCTGTACAGTAGGATAGTACAAATTGGCAGAAATGACTAAACATTAAGTGAGGTGGGTTCAGATGAGATTATGCTATACTAGGACTGTATTGTATAGTGTACCATGTAGTCGTTTATATAATCGAAAGGTAAAGGCTGATTCACACTCTATTGTCATATCTCAAAGTTGTCCTCTCGACAATTATTAGTCAACTATATGCACAGTAAGCCAATAGTATCGTCAAGGCACCGCGGATACATCGGAAAAGATGGCAGCTGTCAGACTTTCCCGATAGCCCACCAAGCATCCACAACACGCTGTAGAATGTGCACCACTTCGCTGACGGTGATTGGCTGTCACAAATTGCTCGATCTATATCGTCTTTCATCACAGCTGCTGCGGGGctagtattttatcattttcgTGACCGCGCTCTATAATGAGAATGCTATGCTGCAGactattcgctgatgtaaactctgatgggtttgtgatagtgtaaacagttttatcacagatgatcaccgaagtattgtgtgattaacaCTGACATGCAGTGATATAGTGTGTACCAACCTTAGAGAACTGTCAACCAGGTTCAAAGGAATGGTTATACATTGCGTAAGAGGACCAAATGAGGTGTGCTTGTTACATGTGCCCTCCAAGTTTCGCATCAGCGGGTGGGCATGAGCTCAAAGCTGTAGTTgaaccaataaaatatatgttcatGTTGTAAATTTTTTTGTTCCCTAGTCAGCCGAGATGGAGGGACACTGGAGATAACCCGTTCAATTAGTCTGGTTTGAACAGCGCCAATATCTTCTCTGACTCTACTCTAATGAACCATGCGAGTTAATGACATGTCACATTATAGGTCTTTGTCATTGATTACCAGCATCACTTGTGCATATTGCATAGCCACATGTACCTGCCTTCGATGGATCGGATTACCCATCTAACAAAATTACAAGAGCTAGCAACTTCTTAGTAAGCACTTCACTAGGTTAAATCTCAGTTGTCGGCCAATCACCGTGTAATAATAGTTGATAGACTTGGATCAGCCAATTTTTTTTCTTGAACTCTTTTTAATATATAGACTACTATGGCACACCTGTGTATATACGTAGAGTGGAGGCTAAGTCAGAGTCGTGCTACCTTCACCTGCACCTTTTAGCTTCAAGGGACGGCCAAGTATCCCAGCCACTGCAATATTTGACCATCCAAACACGCAGCTTTGACAAGCAAGAATTTTGCTTCTCATTGATGGCTAATTTTATCCAGTTCTATAATCAAAGGCAACTGCTGAGACTGGGAAAGTGGTGATTGATTACTAAATCCTGTCTAGTTTTTTCTAATAGTCCTCTGATGCTATATAGGGCAATATATATCTTAGGGTTATATACCTCTAGACAACCTACTGACCACCGTGTAAGCGCCATGGTAGATGACGAATTTAACTGAAATGCTTGTACATGTATCTCTAGTTACACGATTTCTCTCAGCTATGAACTACCTGTAAAGTGCCAAGCCTGCTCAACCGAGGCCGTGTTGTGAAACCCAATGTTTCATTTCCCTAAAACCAGCCTGATCTCTCACAAGCACCTGGAGTTCATATGCATGAGGATATGAACAAGCTAGCATATGTACCAGCCCTAAATACTTGCACGTGATAAGCCGTCACGGTTGACCTTGAACATCGAGTACAATTTGTGGCgcatttatgttttattagataggaacattttattttatactaTGCATTACCTAACCTAATAGACACTGTTACAACTATCCAACAAATTATCACCATTCCAACACCGATAAAAGTACGATAGTCTAGTAAACAGGAAGTTATCCTATCTTCATAATCAGAGCTGAATAAAGGAGAATGAATGAAAACGATCGAGATATCACCCACTAAATACTGCACAATGTATTCTAAGCAACCATTAGCATTAACAACACGCTATTTATCACTAGACCCACAAGTATTGACACAAGGCAATATGGAATTGTAACATTAGTAGCATATAAAATCATAGTTGAATGTGTTATGAACATAGCCTTTGATCCACAACATAAGCGACTAAGATAAGATATGTGATTGAGGAGGATGCTAGGATGGGCTTATTTCGGCACTTGCTGACTGGGCAACATAGGCATGGGCACCCCAGCTGTCGTGTTCTGTCCAGTCATGGCTGCATTAGGTCCGAGCAGCAACTAGAAAAGAATCAATGGCTAATTGGATACAAGAACTTCGTAAAATCAGTGTAAAAATTTTGTCTTAAACTATTTTCGATTTAAATCTTTAAAAGTGAAGTCAGATCAATGACCCGAATCAGGATTAAACTTTAACAAGAAATGTACAGGAGTATAATGCTTAGAGAACACATCTTGTAGACAGGAGTATAATGCTTAGAGAACACATCTTGTAGACAGGAGTATAATGCTTAGAGAACACATCTTGTAGACAGGAGTATAATGCTTAGAGAACACATCTTGTAGACAGGAGTATAATGCTTAGAGAACACATCTTGTAGACAGGAGTATAAAGCTTAAAGAACACATCTTGTAGACAGCAGATTCAACCATTTCAAAGATGAACCATGATAATTGCAATGAATAAAACCAAAGTTGGAAACCAAAACCAAAGTTGGAAGTCAAAACTAAAGTTAGATAAGGGTGTTGGTAGCATACTAGGATCTGTCTTGAGACACCATACACTACccatcactatgtttccatgtcGCGCATGATGCACAAATTTGAGCTAATCCCCAAGTTAACCGTTAACgtcataaatccgcaagctaagcaagttttgcgattcgcagaactttatcgaatccatcatgcttgcgaatcatagaaacagcacttgcgaatgatgcgaaTTAAAATACTgcgccagctattcaattttaaacagtttCAATATTTCCGTCGTCCTTTCTCGATCGAGTTTCATGCCTTCGCATCgttaattattaacttataatagaatcccttaccttttttcaacaaagcaccggagtcaatccgcatcatgcaAATGTACATAGAAACACAAAATGCACATGGTAACACAACTCTAAAACCGCATGGTAGgcttcatggaaacatagtgcatATGCAAGATGTAGGAGTGCTTGATGTTTATGGCTGTCACTTTGTCATGATTGACTAGCTGATCGACAGCaattatgttttaaaatgaaatttaaaattaactGTCAATAgcttaatttataataaaaatcaattgacttgaaaataaaataaagcaattcaaaataagccattttgaattgcagttttttttataaaatccaAAAATTTataccatacatgtatattaaactatataatttatattacaaacaCCATATAAAACTTAATTTGCATAAATATGAAGGCTAAAAGCTTGCACTCATGTTTGAGTCATCCCATGTCCATTGCAGAGCGTCCGTTGCAAGGATGATATTCGCACTAACACTTCACAATGCCTCTTATTTTGCACTCTGATGCGCTTCAGCCTTTGAAAGACATGTAAGGCTGTCATAATTTCTGTATAGGAATGTATAATCTGTGCCAAGCTAACCCAGGGCATCAAGTAAATTCATCCAAGGCGCCTGGCCTCTGTAAAAACTAGTCCATAAAACAACTATTTTTAGAAGCTTGGTACCAATCTATAAAAAGTCTTTTTGGAGAATATAAAGCAAAAACCGCTTTTAATCTATCTATGAGAGATGATATGAAAGGTTTAAAGAGCAAATAGGAGTCGTTCCCACGACATGTCTATGTGATCATCAGGACTGTTAAAATGACAGTACAGAAGCAAATGCGTCGATATTTGGCATTGATGTGGCGAGCGGCATATGAGCCGATGTACGCAGCGACATTAAAACTGATGTAACCAGAACGTTTTTAAGATAACAACAGAGTATAACCTAGAAGCTAGGTCGATAATCAATTTGTCGATAATCCATTTTAATTTGTACTTCACATTTGGTCAGTTACTATTTAGCACTGGCTATTTTTTGAAATTAACAGAATTCAGGTTGCCTTCTTCAAAATAAACGTATTATTTGCTATTAAAAATGCAAGCTGATTATTTTAAATGCCCTTAACCAACATAAAATAACAGATAGTAGGTTTTACTGTAAATTAGCCATATTAGTTATCGTGAATTAATAAATTTATGGCTGAAACACAGACAACCTTACCAAATGGTAAATCTGGGACTAGGGTCAGTGCAAAGAAATATTAAAAAGCCACAAAGTGTTACCAAATATACATACCGACTTCTCCTGGGCTTTTTGTGCATCGACCATTTCTTGCCTCGTTGACTCTAGGTTGTATGGCAGCAGACCTATTATGGCGGAAGATATAATAAACCAGCCTACGGCTCTCGAGATACCATAGAGTGCAGTTGTACCTGTAAAAATTGGCGTAGGAGGGACTTTAAATACACAAATATAACTTAATTTAAGGAATGTAATCAATAACTAATCAAAAGATATGAATTACTTTATTCTACAGACTTTATAGAacataataaatgtataaaaaatatatgctaTAAGATGAGAATTCCTATCAAAAGTTTTGAAATGACCAAAGATAACATCTCTGTGATCCTATCAGGGTACTTGAGATTTAGTCAAAGTATGTGAGAGAATAATGAATTTTCCCAGACGACCTGGCTAACCGCCTCACAGAAAATAGCAGTATGTACGAACACAACACACTAAACAAAATTTGCTGTGATGTCCGCAGTGCAGTAACCGTATCTTTCTCCAGGCAAATTCTGGCTAGTTGGATGAAAGCtaaatatatgtactgtacataagGCTCCCAACAGGTACTAGACTTGACATTTTCCAAATTACATTTTcgaattacaaaatcttattttGTAGTAATTTTTTGAAAGAGTGGCTTATTTTTTTTAACTAACTTACACCCGCTGTTGCATATATGGCTTTCAATCCATATATTGGTTTCCTTCAAGAAGGTTACGGTGAAACGATAATTTTGAAACAAGAGCTGTAAGCATCGGGGACCAAAAGAATTCTGCAGTTAAGTACGACCAGTTTACATAACTGGTAACTTAGACAGCCTCACATATACTATAGCAATAACCTGGCTTACAATTTAAAGCTCAGCTTAATATGTTATTTGATGGTCCACATAATAACGCACAAAAATTGAAATGTTAGAACCGATGACATCTCATATCAACAATGTATAgataaatattaactttatttacacaGGTCAAGGCCGTTCAGAGCAAATTAGACTATGagacaaaaaacaaaaagataGCCACTGAGGTAAGTGCAAACCTTCTCACCATATGGGTAGTAAGACAGAATATTACAGTGGCATTGCGAAGCAAGTTCCCACCCACGAAAACGTCCCAGCAATGTCTTAAAACAGAAGCGAATGCGTCAGACACCATTAGGTATGAACAACAAACCATTATCTAACAAAGAATGAGAGAAGCAACAACAAGAATTGTTCTACTCGGGGCACCAACTAATCTGACAGCTCATCAATAGTTTGCTAATCCTTGAGGTGAATCCTAATCTTACCGGATTTACTCATTGAAAATACTGAGCACGCTCCCTGCCTAACTTTCTCGGGAAACATCTCAGACAGGCCGACCAATCGCTCGTAGTACGTCTCATCCAGCTGTAATCATAGTTGTTCACTTGACGCAACACCAGTTCGTATGTCAAAATCTAAACAGTTTGCTTTATGAATCAGGTCTCTTTGAAATATTCTCTAGTAACACACATGAGAATGAATTTGACTAGCTAACTGGATGATAactaaattacatgtatttgcaaaaCTAAAATGCAGACTTGTTTTAGCTACAAAATATTTCGTTGTATGTAACATCTTTAGCCATGTCTGCTATAGCATGCGATTGAAACCGAGTCAAGCCTAGTGAGCAATGCAAAAATAAACCgctaatttaattaaaaacaataaccTATTACAGTCATACTGCGATATATGAATGTCCCAACATACGAATGTCCCAACATACAAATGTCCAAACACACGAATGTCTCAACATACGAGTGTTCCAACATACAAGTGTCCCACCATACGAATGTCCTAACatatgagaaatttgagatacaaggaAAACTCTGAGCAAATTTTGGCCTTCAGATATGAGACAAATTGGAGATATGGGCATACAAGACGGTTCTTGATGCCTGGGTAAGCAAGAGGTCACTTAAAAAAGGCTGACTAAAAGTTAAAGCGAAAGTGAGTATAAGTCGAGATGATAAAAAATTAACGCAGAGACCAATTTTGAATTTAGTTTATTGTTAAGTTTAAAATTAAGTTTAGAACTCATTTTAAGTGTCTGTACATGGTAAGCCGAATTAATTTAAGTGAAATTTAAAGTATGTTATGTTACATAGCGTCACAAACATGTAGCGTGTCAAACGTGTTGCCATCaagtctcgaaggtaaaaactccatacagtactgtacataataacgctacattttattgcatataatatatatataatatatatatattgcataaccactagataggtatttgttattttgtgaACATAGGTTGTGAattcaaacaattaaaaacacatttccaTTGCAATATCCGGCTTTAGGTGGTTTTTCAGATGGTAAGAGCCGATCAATTTGCATTTACTTACTTTATATAGGAAAATTTGATATATGAGAGAATTGACATACCAACTCAGTCCCGGAACGAATTAAGCTCATATGTCGACGTATAACTGTATATCGAAAACAGTGAGCATTTAGAATACCAAGAAGAATCTGGAGAGCCTGTAGCTGTTATGTACTGTGGACAATACATCAAAGTATGTTTACTGTGTGCGTCATcgaattttgtaaaaataatggGATGAACGCCTGGCTTACTTAGTGTCTTCCTGGTTTCAACTAGAATTAGTTTTTCATCTTAATTCTTTCAATGCAACAATAGAATGCTTAAGAAGAATAACTCCCAAGTGTAGGCttaaagagaaaacaactccaaatattacTAGGTGTACAGTTGTTGATCATAGCAGCATTccttttattaaactttataaaaattgcAGCTAATTCACAAAACCAAAATTTGTGAAGCTctaaaaatttttataattttttataaatggcCATATCTCAAAAACTGCTTCATCAATCAAAGCACGACGATTGTTTTTGTGGTTACTAAGTACCCATCTTACAAACAGTGTACCAAATGTCGACTCTACATTTTTTGTGCATAGCGCTCCTCTAAAGCCACTACTTTAAATAGCGGCATTTGATTTACCAAAGATTTTCGCAACTATTTATAGCGTACCGGCCAGCTAAGATagtttaatataacaataagaCCTCGAAGCAATGACTTCTGTCAATCATAAACTGTGATTAAACAGATTCTTAGCTAAAATCGGTACATGTATCTCTTAGGAAGGCAAGAGCTTACAATAGTCATTTTATACTAATGTTAGCTCTAAGGGAATTATATCCCGCTCTGCTACAGCTTATTGTAGAGTGATGAGCAGAAATGAAAGCTTCTTGACAAATCTTTCAACAAAGCTAGCTTTTGATATGAACATTAAAATACGAACTTTACTTGTGgctactttttaaatttttgttataaatcatttaaaatattatttattgagagttatcttctcttgaaTGCACACTACGCAAAAGGGGATGAAGAGAATGTTAAATGAATAGTGTAAAGTAAgacatattattttaaaatattatttttttaaatgttattttcatatgtttaataactgaatgcataaaatttTGCAAACCCTAAGCATTCTGTGACAGCAAGTGaaatacatataaaacatttgtttgtaATTTGTGAATTTCACGCATTATGTgtaatctatattaataaatcccactttCTCATTCTGTATGTGTATTAGACAGCGTAAACGCTATGCATTTCCACATTTATTCGCTAATTTCGTCTAAGCTTCACACGCATATGCTCATATGCTCTTCCGCCATATCACAAAAAATCATCGGTTAgaaaactccatctggttcctgagCACCAGCTGCTTAAACACCGACTTGATTAATCTGATTAGAACTCAAGAATGCGCCTTCGCATGCATAAAGGACAATTGCCCTCAATGGATGTGTTTAGGGATTGTTGTCCCGAAAGCAATACATGTAGCAATTTGCGTTGAAAATCTACACACGTGTTGCGGGCTATCTGTTTGAAAACGAAAAAAATTTCTGGCAACACCCGAATTAATGCTAGTCAcatctaaataaatattttcaatgGTGTAAATACAATATGAATAGTATCATGTAAAATTGAGAGGTTATCTTCAATGATAGCAGTACTGTTGTGCATACAACTACACTACTTGCGATATACTATGCTACTTTAGCCGTAGTCATTCAGAAGAATTGCTAGACCGGCAAAAATTCTTCATTTTAGAAGCAAACAACCCCAAGGTGCACTGCTTTGATCGATACTCGGTAAGCCTGCTATCATAAGATATAGTTCGGGAAATAATGTTAGATGGAAAATGTTTGTTTCATGTGATACACACTTTGTTTACTGATGTGCCCAATATACCTATTTGTGCAATGTATTGATGGTGTGTTATTTGGAGTAAACagcacaattatatgttcaaaaaAGTGACCctacaatattttttatgaGCCTAGCATATTTATTCAGGTTTATAATTTGTACATCCACATTCCTCCTAAATTGGAATGAATACTGTCAAATGTTCCAAGCTACAAATAGATATGAATACAGTGCaacctcaggatacgattaccctgatatacgatttatTCACCTTACggagtggaacatgatgattttttcatcTTACCATACGAATCATTTTTCAcaatacgaattcaacaaaattttcgcccGAGTTCAAATGTGGCAGTCGGTGtggtgtgcttattatgtaTGTCAAAATAACAGACGCCAAAATGCTGTTcaccgaaaatattttcacaacgtCTGAAAAAGACACAATGACCAAGTTCTCTAAGTTCAGCATTCTCGtgtgtaaaacggtaatatttCCCTTTAAAACCAGTAACAAAGTAGGAGTTGCGATCTCGTAGAACAGAAAAtgagtggtcagacaacttctcttagcCTGCTAacaaaatccacttcattacgaaaTTAGCATCGCACTGGCTTTCTTGccaaattaggttgaaaaatgttttaaacaggtCCGCTAAAATTAATAGTGAAAGCGAAGAAAGAAACTGATGAGTGAAAAATTTTTAGtgaaaaaaagtgaaattcagtaaaatagttaaaaatacatactaaagctcAGCTTTAACTGTgggtgtttagtaagctaagcttacttgaggtgaattcaaagtttatgctatacatatatctgttttgaaagtaagaactccctatggtacattataatgttacattttactgcagatcataatcactaaatacaataaagttactgtaggtaactatagttactatggttaacatactattttgttactagttttaatatgtacagcatgcACAAAGTTTTGATTATAATTACCAGGGGAAGttagcattatataattactatggtttctatatccCCACAGACGATTTTTTTcactatacgatgccaaccctggaacgaattaaaatcgtattctgagggtgcactgtataacaGAATATCTGCCAAGCAATTCCTTCCATCTTTTTGGTTCATACTAATCATTAGCATATGACCCTGATCAGACATATTTTGAGTAGACTCACTATAAACACCTTTCAGTGTGTAATCTATGTACGGATACGGCTAGCTGGAATAATGCATGCAGTCCAAGCATAATGTCGTCTTTCAATTAATATCTATCATGTAGGTGTGGGTCCGTGAGAATATGAAGATGTTCAAGCAACACTAAATTGGACTAACTGTAAGGCGATTGCATAGGGCACTTTTCAGCGAGACCTTGTTAATAATAATGTTCACTAGACTAAACCTGGATATACTGCTAAATCCTGTTAGTGGTGAGATCTGAGCCACCCTATGCAATCTCCACATTACTACAGACAACTAAATATCGTGGACTGTTGTTGTGTTCAACCTTCATCCAGCAAATATCAAgccaaatttaatttatttgtatgcTAATGCCCATTGCTTGCTGAACATTATTGGCAAACAGATTtcactaaatttatataaaatttacaaGTTCATTAGTGACTTAAAAACTGTAGACATGAGCTTCATGGTGTATAACATATCATTTTATGCTGTAATATGTTTACTGTTTATCAGAACTTTTattctattgtaaacaagttAACAACATTCCCAAAATAATCTGAGAAGCAAGATTCTAAATCTTCAGAGCTTAATAACTAAAACTCGTTTCATCTACAGTACTGTATTTTTGTTATGACTGTGAGGCAGAGTTTCTGCATCATGCTGACAAATGTCAGCTCTTGCTTTTAGCCTCAAATATATTCTATGAGATAGGGGAATGGGGAACGTTTCAACGCGAGGAGCGTTGAAACACACCTAAATTTCTTGCTTGTTCCCATCATTTTGAATTGTTATCTTACTAACTACAGAGCTTTCTAGGTCAtcttatgcaatattttgattgCATGAAATGAAAAGAACAGCAATTTaagtgagcaatgattttgTAAGATTTATTGGTAAATTTTTGctcttttatttttatatcaaaatttaGAGAACTGCATATCTCCTTTGTACATTATCCCATGTTAACAACAGTCAGTAGAGACAACTATAGACATGTTCTCTTGACAATGCACCCACCAACTTCATGATGTTACATCATACTGAGTTGAGATGAACATTTAGATTACTCGATTCATTTGGGTACGTTGAAACACAAAGGGTATGGGGCAAGTTGCAACATGctttaatgataaaaatagaAGGGCAAGTTGCAACATGTCTCAAACTTGCCCCTCTATTCTTATGGAGGAAAACAGCTCAAGTAGCGTTGAAGCTTTGAACCCCTAAATTTCTGGACAATATTGAAATCCCGACTGCAAAAGCTAACATATAGAAAGAAAAGTTTGATCTTTAGATCAACATGTACATATGTTTTGTTGTACTGTGAAAGTTCGTTTGTCGCGATTGTTGTACACAGGGTTCTAAAGTTCATAACCaacttttttcaagtttttcttgCTCAGATAATTAgtggaaatttgaattgttgGGCTGAAAACAAAATCCAAGAAAACACGATTCCAAAACTAAAATTTACTATGAAAGTCAAGGACATTTCAACGTACCCCATAGGATGTTTCAACGtaaccagacctgccaacccaagagtggggcaatgcgtgagatttggtttttgggcaattgatgtatcaatgatagtatatataaaattgtggaaattgggacaaaaatctcacgcattttcattttttctttggggtgattgcgtgagtctcacgcccaatgcgtgagagttggcaggaaTGAACGTACCCCCTACCGGGGCACGTTGACACACCAATTATGCATTTAGTACTTTTGTGAAATTTTCCAAAGTTGGCAACCAGCAGAATTGGCATACgtatataaaacatatttctGCATCCTATGTAATTATCTAAAttatattccaatattttagtaaaacttaatagccaaaaatgcattttttgttGCAACGTGCCCACCATCCCTAGTCTATTTCAACAACAAAGCTAAAATATGGCAATACCAACAAGTTTAACAAAACATAACTCATATCAGTTAtgtaaatagtaataacaaaatactAAATAACAGGTGACAAATCAGCCCTTCGATTCCTGTTAAACGGTGAAACCTACCTCATCATCGCATTCTATCGACTTTTGGTGTCCTGGTACTTGTgacatgttattttttattcaaaataaaaagtcGCAACGGTATTAAACATAAACTAGTTAATTTATTCAATTACGTAAATATTATTGGATGCAAATTATACTTTGAATAATATGCTTTTGCTTTGTTGCGTTTTGCGAATGGCTGAAGCAATATTTCTCCTACAAGATAGCATGGAATTGTTCGCGTACAAAGAAGTCCAGTTGGAGTCGCTGCCTTCCCGGTAGTCTTCAAGCGTTACCTTCGTATATGGGTGTGTTTTCGTAAAAAATTGTTAGGTTTCGATCCACATAATGACGAAACCTATGGTATTTATAGTTTCGAAGACAGTATTAGTAATAAAGAAGACAACTCGAAATAGAATAACACCCAGGGATAAACGTGAATCCAGATCAGCTTTTGAGGGGCACAATGTCGAccacatacctgccaactctcacacattgggcgtgagactcacgcaatcaccccaaagaaaaaatgaaaatgcgtgacaaatgcgtgagatttttgc
Proteins encoded in this window:
- the LOC137404489 gene encoding mitochondrial import receptor subunit TOM22 homolog, which produces MSQVPGHQKSIECDDELDETYYERLVGLSEMFPEKVRQGACSVFSMSKSGTTALYGISRAVGWFIISSAIIGLLPYNLESTRQEMVDAQKAQEKSLLLGPNAAMTGQNTTAGVPMPMLPSQQVPK